The genomic interval ATGAAAACATGTGCATTTGATGATGATACTTGGAGGTTCACGCTGTATGAATCTTAGAGCCCAGTATTTTTTTCGGTATCAGGTGGTCTTTCTACAGTCACTGATGTTGAATCTAAGATATTCACTTCGGTCGGTGTGTCTATTGAAGAGTCTATCTGCAGTGTAATTGAATATAGACACGGGGGATCAATAATATAACTTATAATATCTCAGCAAACTCTatacaaatgaaaatattagtCACCATTTTTACAAGTGGTATCGCATTCGGCTTAAGCCGGACCAATGAAGGGGATGATCTATCAAAagacttttcttcaaaatgtAAAGAACAAATCCGAGCTCCATTTGGAGTGCTTGGTAAATTGATTCCTAATATATTTATCCACGAGGTACGAGTATTGGCATCTTTTGGAAAACTAGAAGTAAGGAATAATGTGTGCTGAAATCACGGTTTTCAAGAACAACTATCATGTAACcaatgaagaatgaaaattactaATTACCCGTGAAATGTAATTTCAGGGTCTTTATTTGGATTATGAACCCTTCTCTTCCAATTTCGGTAATCTGATCTATTTTTACACCACGGTACGGAATATAATACCATTTTGAGGATTGACAATTCTCAATTATATTCTTCGTTCTAATTTATTCTCCTGTACTCGGATGCACAGACAGTTCAGATGTTATTGTTTACAATAAGTTAGGTACGCGCGTGGGTACGCGGCATATACGGTTTACGCTTGCGCAGTTTGAGAAACCCAATCAAAAGTGGGTACACTTTACCTCGACACCCTCCTCGCATTGGCTTCCACCCCGCAAGAGCGTGCCCGTCCCTATACATATTTCTTATGTCCGTGGATACGGGTACCTTCCACTCTattctacatacatatgatACTCTTTGCCGCATCCACgtcgcgtagtgtctaactattTCAGTTATGATCACGTCAAGCTTACATACCTACGTTTTAGTTCCTACTGAAGGTGGGACAAAAACCTAACAGCCttgagaaataatttgatCGATTTCTCGCGGTTCTCATTTTGTTCATCGCCagataattatcaattatattttattactttattattttatcttattctatatgattttttttttcatacaaatttATAACGGCTCTCAACAATAATTCGATTGATGttctcgcgttttttttttttcacgcgaaatAATCATCGCCTCGCGTACATTTGAAGAGCTGTAAAACGCTAAGGGGTTTGTGATACATAATCGTGTTGCTAATCCCTAGTCTGATGTCATGATATTATGTTCGTTTCGGTTGCGTCGAATAACATATTTGacaattcatattttattacccTACGTTCTACGTTCTCTGTTACAGTGATTTCTGCTGGTGCCAACACCCATTTTGAATCCCAGATTTGCTATTTTTCTTTgccgtcaaaaaaaaaacggccgGGCGTACAACTTGGTGGCCAGTTGCGTTTGCGCGTATTCCGATTGTGCTGCGAGCAGCAGGGACAATATTCCCGGGGTACGTTTCTATAGTTTGCCTTCAAGCGTAGATCCTGCATTAGCATTTGGCTGGCTCATTATTAGCGGCAATGATGATCTTGCCGAAGCATCCGCCGAGCGGTTGGGCCGCGTGAGAATATGCTATCGGCATTTTCCCCGAAATCCGATCTTCCCCAGCGGCCGCTTGTGTCGTAGAGCCGTCCTCAACCATTGTGACTTCAGGGCTTAGGAGATCAACGATGGGGAGGAATTTAGACATTTGTGCGTTGCAACGCCCAAATTTACCTTGATTTTTGACGACATGACTGCAGTCTTCGACAACAAGTGGTTTCCACGTTACAGAGCCCAGTACGAAATTCGAGACAAAATCTTTGATCTGATTCAGCGGGCCGTGAATGTCAACGACAATGGTTCGTTCCAGGACGAAGTATGCGGATAGCATCGGCGTGAACTGGCGTACAACTTCATGCGCGTAGAAATCAACAAAGACGTCAAATGGTTAGACGACCAATGCCGAGTCCAGAGTATCCGAAGCATGGGTCGGAGACCCCCGCAGAAGCTGAGAAACTTACAGGGTACCTAAATCATCGTCATGAGGTGTGACGACAACTCGCATCTCTTCCGGAACTAGAGGTGTTTGAGTTGATCTTCGACGTGGAAGACTTTGTCAATAGCCTCCTCGCGGCGTCTTCTGGAAATGCTCTTCATGAGTAGCTAATAATTGACAAATATAATCTTCTGTTGCGTCATTGATACCCATATTCATGGTTTGGCGAATTCCACACTTGAGATCATGCGAGAAATTCACATGCAACGTGTAGGATGCAGGCAATGGCAACCGTCTCAATTCGCTTTTGGATGTGAATGTCGTGAATGTGCACAGTCATAGATTCATAAATCAGCTTCTCTGAAACGCATGCATGTGCTCTCGCACTCGTACTCACggccgaataatttttttgtttagggGATTTTTGGTCATTCCAATTTGTCTGACTGatcaaatataattttgtaaTAGTTATCTCGATACCATATTCAAAAATCAgacattaaaaaattattttttgttaccttTCTCACCTGGTACCTGCCCAGGTGTCACTGGGCAAGCTTCACAAGCACGCAGGTAAACAAAGTATGTACATGAGACGGTACTGAGAACTTAAGGTTTCATCTTTTAGAAAATAAGTTATGTCTTATCGCTCTGGGATCTTACTCtagtagtatagttcaaattatacgtcagcatttttttttatttttcagtgcTATCCGtcattgtttaaaaaaatcatttaaaagtcaattgttgaataaacgaatgatgAATAAACTTTTCTAGAACCATCTATTTTTTCCCTAAATCTGTGGCACTATCCGCGTGAATGTGACATCAtgtttgacgaagttatgattttttgaagaaaacgctgctcaatttttcgattgttgataataaatcgaaatttgcactaattcaaaaatcctctgGCACAAAATTTTAACTCTCCATGGAGAATCGACAtgccgaattaaaaaaatatctgagagttgactgatccggttcacgtggaatggtcCGTTACAcatacgagatgaaaaaacgcCAGTTTCTGTTGAACTCGCAATGCTAGCACCTCGCAACGACGCGAAAGAGCTAATACGGTAAGTCACACGTTATTTTTGTTCCGATGAATCAATCTATTGCTGCGACAGGATGGCGTAGGTAGAATTCGTAGTTTATGAAAAAGCAGAACATTGGTAATTGTACAGTTGAACGGCCACACCTCcaattttcttaaaattttgaGTTGAGTTCGACATGAAGGTAGAGAATAACCGTTCCGAAATGTTGACAATACATTTGATCAATTGTTGGATTTTCAAAGCGCAAAAACTAtggttatttatattttccgcGCCcaacatatacacatatacaatgAATACGCGAATGACCGCGTGGTTGAAAGGTACGGCCCTTGCTGTAATTAGCGTGCTTTCCGATTCCCATATCGACGGTTACAGTAAAATCTGCGACGGACTTAAACTCCGGTTTGGAGAAGAGCACCTATAACTAAActttattttacataatttgaaaatcgttgCCAGGGCCGCACTGAGGATCTTGCCACTCGCGGTCGCGACAACGAAAGATTAGCCCGGTTGGATCTGCCCGACTGCTCCGGGAAAGGACGGAATCAGGTCACTTGCGTGAAATTTGTAAATGCTATTAGGGATGCCGAAACTAGGCATCAGTTGCGATTGGCTACTCCTTCCTCGCTTCGTCAGGCGATCGTTTcgagcttacaattagaggTTGAAGCGGTCAACAAGTTAGATTTCGGGGCAGAGCGCGTGCGGCAGTTGAAGAAAGACAAATCTCCGGCTAGTAATCGCTTTGCTATCAATAAGCCTTCGTCTTCGGCTCGGACaggagaatcgaaaaatagcTCCGGCAACCGGAAATCAAATTTCCTTGAATATTTATTCTGCGGGAGAACAGGAGGGCTTACACAGGTCGGATAGGGTCAACAGAGAAGAAGCTTCCTCGCGATCGACACCTTCTACCTCCGAGTCGAACCGACACGGCGAACCGTCAAAAAACTAGGAATCGGCAATCGCCAGAGCGTCCGAAAAGTAGGCGATTCCTCGGGGTCACAATTCGTTGTTCGGAGTCGCCGAAATTCTGGACTATACGCCCGTGGCATTGTTGATGATGTTGACTGTCTACGGGTAGTGGATACAGGTGCCTCCGTATCGGTCGTTCGGACAGATTTGGTAAATGCAGTTTATAGGCGGAAAGCAACTTTGCGACTGAACATCGAAGTTGTttacaaaaagaaattcgtaatcaacaaacaaaaactgtcaaataattgaatataatcTAGGGGTAGGTTTAGGAGGCGGATATAAATCAAAAGGGCAAAGCCCGGCAATGTtacaatattttgaaaattgacgcaCATCTAAAAATACGCCACTTCTCATCAGCCTCGCATGCACGAGAAAGGGCCTGTACCTGCACTTGTTGAAAAAAGCACGGTGTGCATCAAGGTAGGAAGgctattcccccccccccccccccccctatttctatcaaaaatatctgaaatacGAGTTTCTGGTATTCAAGAATTGCAAAAACTATTAGAAATATctaatttccgaaattctagTATTTCATTTTGAATCAATCAGTCgtgaatatgaataatttaaagaaaaaagaattgtgagtagaaaaaattttgaatttgtcGATTTTCCATGGCATAGGGTAGACCCCACTTTCAAACGATGACTAAATCAGTAATATCAccaaatataatattaatttctcgaaaaatgagtaatttttaggaaacgaaaaattaatcttaCAAAGTATTCGTAATAGATACAAAAtacgttgataattttcaaaagaaagaaCTATTCTTCGAAGATTTATATTCTAAGcatttaaaaaacgaaaaaaaaatgtcgataattcgtttaacATAAGAAGAACATTTTCCCGAGAACGAGCAATTTTGCATAAATAAAATGTTAATTCTctaaaaagttaataattgctcCGTATGATATacgaacaattaaaaaaatgtataccaagaaaaaaacaacctattatttaatttttgacaaatCACCACCTATCGCAatattaaaaaacaattttcaaatgagTAAGATAAAATACTCAGGTAGTGGTTCATCAGGGACCGTTAACCACCGTATGTATTCCAAGGtgatttttatgaaatatcTATTATTGTTCaactttgaattattcaaaaatatagttattagtttttgtgaaaaatggaaatagttattgaaaaataaataatcaataatttgaTTTGAGGTTAACATTCATTTAGAATTTTATTGAAAgcaatcattcatttttatgacAATTGTTGATTCcattaaatgaaattatttaccgTTGTAAAGATTGTTAatcttattcaaaaaattattgattttttaaatagtcattaatttcattcaaggATATTTATCTATGATATTATaaagaatataattattagtttttgaaaagattattatttattttcagagaTAATTCATGTTTTCAGAAATCGTTAtttatgtaaataaaaattagcgatatttgaataattaatccgAAAGGATAATGAGGAACTTCACACAATTCTAAAAAGTTTGACCGAAGAATCGACCACGTATGTCAAAAAGAAACGGTAAGTAAGGTTCCGACGCAATCGCGAAGACTATACTGCCCGTATGCAGTCGGGTTTATTTGGAGCAGTGGACTCATGACATTAATTTTATCTTAACAGGAAGACGCACTATTATAAGAAACTTACAATTGAGTACAATGGAACAAAGAGCTTATATTAAAGCTCAGAAGAAgctcttaaaaaaaaaacagggaaacGACCTGATACTTTTGAGAATTCTCTTGAGTTCGAATTATTAAGTACCAACATGTCCCATGAATAACCAAGCTGCTGTGAAGGAACCTGCTCTCTTGTGGCGAAGCATGTTTTGCTGAAGACGCTGATATCAGACTGCATCGGGGGAAATTGCTAGTGTGCTGATAAACATTCTGAGATCACATATTATTCAGTTAATGTGTAATTACAcaatcataaatattatattacac from Athalia rosae chromosome 6, iyAthRosa1.1, whole genome shotgun sequence carries:
- the LOC125499687 gene encoding uncharacterized protein LOC125499687 — translated: MVLYSVPWCKNRSDYRNWKRRVHNPNKDPEITFHGFPKDANTRTSWINILGINLPSTPNGARICSLHFEEKSFDRSSPSLVRLKPNAIPLVKMIDSSIDTPTEVNILDSTSVTVERPPDTEKNTGL